A region of Burkholderiales bacterium JOSHI_001 DNA encodes the following proteins:
- a CDS encoding outer membrane protein (PFAM: Surface antigen), producing the protein MKNRSAAAAALAGLVLLTACATPAPPVVPVPAGAAASAPAAAAPAFTLQVQAPAPLKALLEQHLDLARVARLSGEDAVDDTEWLRLQAGAPAQARALLQTEGHFNAQVQLERDAANPAHLQLRVEPGPLTRVAGFSLVTEGALDRDIAARQPAALALRDALRSSWPLREGTPFRNADWAAAKSALMGRLRSAGYAAAELAGSDASVDASTQQAQLLLVADSGPLFRAGDIQVQGLVAHDADMVRQQAGFGPGTPLTETLLLDYQERLQKTSLFDNVTVSFTPDPAQAGATAVQVQLREMPLRQATLGLGFSDNTGPRVSVEHTHRRPFGWAAIAHNKIELGRDRRAWEGELSSHPGERFYRNLLGWKVERLASDSDVVLSQRLRLGRTQDTPGIERLYFVELENATQSSTGTAAAQRSSAQALSGNYHLVLRRLDNVLLPTRGYTLSLQGALGQAHSSSAASGPFTRLYGRLTGYWPLGQRWYGQARLEAGQVFKRSDVQVPDTLAFRAGGDDSVRGYPYRSLAPTVNGVLDSGNVLFTASAELARPLWTSMPSLWGAVFIDAGRAAADWSGLKPALGYGVGLRWRSPVGPLKLDWAWGDELQQGRFHLSVGIAF; encoded by the coding sequence ATGAAAAACCGCAGCGCCGCAGCGGCGGCGCTGGCCGGGCTGGTCCTGCTGACCGCCTGCGCCACCCCCGCCCCGCCGGTCGTGCCCGTGCCGGCCGGCGCCGCAGCGTCGGCCCCGGCTGCAGCGGCACCGGCCTTCACCTTGCAGGTGCAGGCCCCGGCCCCCTTGAAGGCGCTGCTGGAGCAGCACCTGGACCTGGCGCGCGTGGCGCGCCTGTCGGGCGAAGACGCCGTCGACGACACCGAATGGCTGCGCCTGCAGGCCGGCGCCCCGGCGCAGGCACGTGCGCTGCTGCAGACCGAAGGCCACTTCAACGCCCAGGTGCAGCTGGAACGCGATGCGGCCAACCCCGCCCACCTGCAACTGCGGGTGGAGCCCGGCCCGCTCACCCGCGTGGCGGGATTCAGCCTGGTCACCGAAGGCGCGTTGGACCGCGACATCGCGGCCCGCCAACCCGCCGCGTTGGCGCTGCGCGACGCGCTGCGCAGCAGTTGGCCCTTGCGCGAGGGCACGCCCTTTCGCAACGCCGACTGGGCCGCCGCCAAGAGCGCGCTGATGGGTCGCTTGCGCAGCGCCGGCTACGCCGCGGCCGAACTGGCCGGCAGCGACGCCAGCGTGGACGCCAGCACCCAGCAGGCACAACTGCTGCTGGTGGCCGACAGCGGGCCGCTGTTCCGCGCCGGTGACATCCAGGTGCAGGGCCTGGTGGCGCACGACGCCGACATGGTGCGCCAGCAGGCCGGCTTCGGCCCCGGCACGCCGCTGACCGAGACCCTGCTGCTGGACTACCAGGAGCGGCTGCAGAAGACCAGCCTGTTCGACAACGTGACGGTCAGCTTCACGCCCGACCCGGCCCAGGCCGGCGCCACCGCCGTTCAGGTCCAGCTGCGCGAGATGCCGTTGCGCCAGGCCACGCTGGGCCTGGGCTTTTCCGACAACACCGGCCCGCGTGTGTCGGTGGAACACACCCACCGCCGGCCCTTCGGCTGGGCCGCCATCGCCCACAACAAGATCGAACTCGGCCGCGACCGCCGCGCCTGGGAAGGCGAACTCTCCAGCCACCCCGGCGAGCGCTTCTACCGCAACCTGCTGGGCTGGAAGGTGGAGCGCCTGGCCTCCGACAGCGACGTGGTGCTGTCGCAGCGCCTGCGCCTGGGCCGCACCCAGGACACCCCCGGCATCGAGCGGCTGTATTTCGTGGAGCTGGAAAACGCCACCCAAAGCAGCACAGGCACCGCCGCCGCCCAGCGCAGCAGTGCCCAGGCCCTGAGCGGCAACTACCACCTGGTGCTGCGCCGGCTGGACAATGTGCTGCTGCCCACGCGCGGCTACACCCTGTCGCTGCAAGGGGCGCTGGGCCAGGCCCACAGCAGCAGCGCGGCCAGCGGCCCTTTCACGCGCCTGTACGGCCGGCTCACCGGCTACTGGCCGCTGGGCCAGCGCTGGTACGGCCAGGCGCGGCTGGAAGCCGGCCAGGTGTTCAAGCGCAGCGACGTGCAGGTGCCCGACACCCTGGCCTTTCGCGCCGGCGGCGACGACTCGGTGCGCGGCTACCCCTACCGCTCGCTGGCACCCACGGTCAATGGCGTGCTGGACAGCGGCAATGTGCTGTTCACCGCCAGCGCGGAACTGGCCCGGCCGCTGTGGACCAGCATGCCCTCGCTGTGGGGCGCGGTGTTCATCGACGCCGGCCGCGCCGCGGCCGACTGGTCGGGCCTGAAGCCCGCGCTGGGCTACGGCGTGGGCCTGCGCTGGCGCAGCCCGGTGGGCCCGCTGAAGCTGGACTGGGCCTGGGGTGACGAGTTGCAGCAGGGCCGTTTCCACCTGTCGGTGGGCATCGCGTTCTGA
- a CDS encoding acetyltransferase, ribosomal protein N-acetylase → MSPLPRIAVPVTLRGEHASLVPLAAEHAGALSDAVLEAELWKLWYTGIPAPEQMAAEIARRLDLQDKGLMLPFAVLDAAGTPVGMTTYMNIDAVHQRVEIGSTWYAKRVQRSPLNTQAKRLLLAHAFDTLQCIAVEFRTHRFNTASRRAIERLGAQLDGVLRSHQRATNGTLRDTAVYSITAAEWPTVRTHLDFQLTRPR, encoded by the coding sequence GTGAGCCCGCTGCCCCGCATCGCCGTCCCGGTCACGCTGCGCGGCGAACACGCCAGCCTGGTGCCGCTGGCCGCCGAACATGCCGGCGCCCTGTCCGACGCGGTGCTCGAAGCGGAGCTGTGGAAGCTTTGGTACACCGGCATCCCCGCCCCCGAGCAGATGGCGGCCGAAATCGCGCGCCGGCTGGACCTGCAGGACAAGGGCCTGATGCTGCCCTTCGCGGTGCTGGACGCGGCCGGCACGCCCGTGGGCATGACGACCTACATGAACATCGACGCGGTTCACCAGCGCGTGGAAATCGGCTCCACCTGGTACGCCAAGCGGGTGCAGCGCAGCCCGCTGAACACCCAGGCCAAGCGGCTGCTGCTGGCCCATGCCTTCGACACCCTGCAGTGCATTGCCGTGGAATTCCGCACCCACCGCTTCAACACCGCCAGCCGGCGCGCCATTGAACGCCTGGGCGCGCAGCTGGACGGCGTCCTGCGCTCGCACCAGCGCGCCACCAATGGCACGCTGCGCGACACCGCGGTCTACAGCATCACCGCGGCCGAATGGCCCACGGTGCGCACGCACCTGGACTTCCAGCTCACGCGGCCGCGCTGA
- a CDS encoding diguanylate cyclase (GGDEF) domain-containing protein (PFAM: GGDEF domain~TIGRFAM: diguanylate cyclase (GGDEF) domain) — protein MFSNVALVLFTVFLMQVVVSCAWALGQWALELPRRPALHWAAASALGAAGMALTLLRGTLPLWFAIPLGNVFTLASALAFARGLRVFLGLPLNDRENLALLAGVSVTAVAAGFTLQGPGVVLLAMATSAGVLWAFTQAAWQSARALRLEFNNRVALALMLPMALMSCMVLVRLAGALSGGVKVLHVDTLLNVAVALLYLLFTALLHLSMASMVVLRLMASMRRLSTRDALTGLLNRGEWLRQLQAQHRWLGRFGEPFSVLLLDIDHFKRINDTWGHPAGDAVLVSTAQLLLSTVRGMDVVGRLGGEEFVVLLPRADAAEALAAAERLRSALAATALAWKQQAIELTVSVGVATATDADETPERLIERADAAMYVAKRSGRNRSVVAPGLAVVAPPQAVSAAA, from the coding sequence ATGTTCAGCAATGTCGCCCTCGTCCTGTTCACCGTCTTCCTGATGCAGGTGGTGGTCAGTTGCGCCTGGGCGCTGGGCCAATGGGCGCTGGAACTGCCGCGCCGGCCGGCCCTGCACTGGGCCGCCGCCTCGGCGCTGGGGGCGGCTGGCATGGCCTTGACCTTGCTGCGCGGCACCTTGCCGCTGTGGTTCGCCATACCGCTGGGCAATGTGTTCACGCTGGCGTCGGCGCTGGCGTTCGCGCGCGGCCTGCGGGTGTTCCTGGGCCTGCCGCTGAACGACCGTGAAAACCTGGCGCTTCTGGCCGGCGTGTCGGTGACGGCGGTGGCGGCGGGTTTCACACTGCAGGGGCCCGGGGTGGTGCTTCTGGCCATGGCCACCAGCGCTGGTGTGCTGTGGGCCTTCACCCAGGCCGCCTGGCAGAGCGCACGGGCGCTGCGCCTTGAATTCAACAATCGGGTGGCACTGGCACTGATGCTGCCCATGGCGCTGATGTCCTGCATGGTGCTGGTGCGCCTGGCCGGGGCGCTGTCCGGCGGCGTCAAGGTGCTGCACGTGGACACCCTGTTGAACGTGGCGGTGGCGCTGCTGTACCTGCTGTTCACGGCCCTGCTGCACCTGAGCATGGCCTCGATGGTGGTGCTGCGCCTGATGGCCAGCATGCGGCGCCTGTCCACCCGCGACGCCCTCACCGGCCTGCTCAACCGCGGCGAGTGGCTGCGCCAGCTGCAGGCCCAGCACCGCTGGCTGGGCCGCTTCGGCGAGCCCTTTTCGGTGCTGCTGCTGGACATTGACCACTTCAAGCGCATCAACGACACCTGGGGCCACCCGGCGGGTGACGCCGTCCTGGTCAGCACCGCGCAGTTGTTGCTGTCCACCGTGCGCGGCATGGACGTGGTGGGCCGGCTGGGGGGCGAAGAGTTCGTGGTGCTGCTGCCGCGCGCCGACGCCGCCGAAGCCCTGGCGGCGGCCGAGCGCCTGCGCAGCGCCCTGGCGGCCACGGCCCTGGCCTGGAAACAGCAGGCCATCGAGCTGACCGTGTCGGTGGGCGTGGCCACGGCCACCGACGCTGACGAAACGCCCGAGCGCCTGATCGAACGCGCGGACGCCGCGATGTACGTGGCCAAGCGCAGCGGCCGCAACCGCTCGGTGGTGGCGCCCGGGCTGGCCGTGGTGGCCCCGCCGCAGGCAGTCAGCGCGGCCGCGTGA
- a CDS encoding hypothetical protein (PFAM: VWA domain containing CoxE-like protein), giving the protein MLIQFFYTLRAAKLPVSVKEFLTLLEAMQAGVIEPRVDDFYYLARTTLVKDEAHFDKFDRAFGAYFKGVELLTDFSKDVPLEWLRKNLELQLSAEEKAQIEKMGWDELMETLKKRFEEQKERHEGGNKWIGTGGTSPFGAYGANPQGIRIGQDKGRNRSAVKVWDQRAYKDYDDTLELGTRNIKVALRRLRRFAREGSEMELDLDDTIHCTAANAGLLDIKMVPERHNKVKVLLLMDVGGTMDEHIHRVEELFSAAKTEFKHLEFYYFHNCVYDFMWKNNRRRYSEKFATWDVIRKYNKDYKLIFVGDATMSPYEILQPGGSVEYNNEEPGAQWLQRLTSAFPKFAWINPEPPGVWQYRQSIAVVQQLMNQRMFPLSLAGLEGAMRLLSK; this is encoded by the coding sequence ATGCTCATCCAGTTCTTCTACACCCTGCGTGCGGCCAAGCTGCCGGTTTCTGTCAAGGAATTCCTCACCTTGCTGGAAGCCATGCAGGCCGGCGTGATCGAACCCCGTGTGGACGACTTTTATTACCTGGCCCGCACCACGCTGGTGAAGGACGAGGCCCACTTCGACAAGTTCGACCGCGCCTTCGGTGCCTATTTCAAGGGCGTGGAGTTGCTGACCGATTTCTCCAAGGACGTGCCTTTGGAATGGCTGCGCAAGAACCTGGAACTGCAGCTCAGCGCCGAAGAAAAGGCCCAGATTGAAAAAATGGGCTGGGACGAGCTGATGGAAACGCTGAAAAAGCGTTTCGAAGAGCAAAAGGAACGCCACGAAGGTGGCAACAAATGGATAGGCACCGGCGGCACCAGCCCCTTCGGCGCCTATGGCGCGAACCCGCAGGGCATCCGCATCGGCCAGGACAAGGGCCGCAACAGGAGCGCGGTGAAGGTGTGGGACCAGCGCGCCTACAAGGACTACGACGACACGCTGGAACTGGGCACGCGCAACATCAAGGTGGCGCTGCGCCGGCTGCGCCGCTTCGCGCGCGAAGGCTCCGAGATGGAGCTGGACCTGGACGACACCATCCACTGCACCGCCGCCAACGCCGGCTTGCTGGACATCAAGATGGTGCCCGAGCGCCACAACAAGGTGAAGGTGCTGCTGCTGATGGACGTGGGCGGCACCATGGACGAACACATCCACCGGGTGGAAGAGCTGTTCTCCGCCGCCAAGACCGAGTTCAAGCACCTGGAGTTCTACTACTTCCACAACTGCGTCTATGACTTCATGTGGAAGAACAACCGCCGGCGTTACAGCGAGAAATTCGCCACCTGGGACGTGATCCGCAAGTACAACAAGGACTACAAGCTCATCTTCGTGGGCGACGCCACGATGAGCCCCTATGAAATCCTGCAGCCCGGTGGCAGCGTGGAATACAACAACGAAGAACCCGGCGCGCAGTGGCTGCAGCGCCTGACCAGCGCCTTCCCGAAGTTCGCCTGGATCAACCCTGAACCCCCCGGCGTGTGGCAATACCGCCAGAGCATCGCCGTGGTGCAGCAGTTGATGAACCAGCGCATGTTCCCGCTGTCGCTGGCCGGGCTGGAAGGGGCGATGCGCCTGCTCAGCAAATGA
- a CDS encoding MoxR-like ATPase (PFAM: ATPase family associated with various cellular activities (AAA)), protein MAAPKFEGTEGYVATPDLMLAVNAAITLKRPLLIKGEPGTGKTMLAEEVATALSMPLLQWHVKSTTKAQQGLYEYDAVSRLRDSQLADPVSADKVRDIRNYIVKGTLWQAFTAEQPVALLIDEIDKADIEFPNDLLRELDRMEFYVYETRELVRAVHRPVVFITSNNEKELPDAFLRRCFFHYIKFPEADTMQKIVDVHFPGLKKELLGAALKTFYDVRNLPGLKKKPSTSELLDWLKLLVAEDIPLEALQSKDEKVAVPPLVGALLKNEQDVTLFEKLVFMQRHNR, encoded by the coding sequence ATGGCCGCCCCAAAATTCGAAGGTACAGAAGGCTACGTCGCCACCCCCGACCTGATGCTGGCGGTGAACGCGGCCATCACGCTGAAGCGCCCGCTGCTGATCAAGGGCGAACCCGGTACCGGCAAGACCATGCTGGCCGAGGAAGTGGCGACGGCGCTTTCCATGCCGCTGCTGCAGTGGCACGTGAAAAGCACCACCAAGGCCCAGCAGGGCCTGTATGAATACGATGCGGTCAGCCGCCTGCGCGACAGCCAGCTGGCCGACCCGGTCAGCGCCGACAAGGTGCGCGACATCCGCAACTACATCGTCAAGGGCACGCTGTGGCAGGCCTTCACGGCCGAGCAGCCGGTGGCGCTGCTGATCGACGAGATCGACAAGGCCGACATCGAATTCCCGAACGACCTGCTGCGCGAGCTGGACCGCATGGAGTTCTACGTCTACGAGACGCGCGAACTGGTGCGCGCGGTGCACCGGCCGGTGGTGTTCATCACCTCGAACAACGAGAAGGAACTGCCCGACGCCTTCCTGCGCCGCTGCTTCTTCCACTACATCAAGTTCCCCGAGGCCGACACGATGCAGAAGATCGTGGACGTGCACTTCCCCGGGCTGAAGAAAGAACTGCTGGGCGCGGCGCTGAAAACCTTCTACGACGTGCGCAACCTGCCCGGGCTGAAGAAAAAGCCCAGCACCAGCGAACTGCTGGACTGGCTGAAGCTGCTGGTGGCCGAGGACATTCCGCTGGAAGCGCTGCAGAGCAAGGACGAGAAGGTGGCCGTGCCGCCGCTGGTGGGCGCGCTGCTGAAGAACGAGCAGGACGTGACCCTGTTCGAGAAGCTGGTCTTCATGCAGCGGCACAACCGGTGA
- a CDS encoding diguanylate cyclase (GGDEF) domain-containing protein (PFAM: GGDEF domain~TIGRFAM: diguanylate cyclase (GGDEF) domain), which produces MTADTTLNAMVWLVATQFLLYAVGWVLCGFLLREHRATIFHWAGFMALIGTGFVLSAQRDDARTWLAYCGADLAFTAGLLSLWRGLASYFGLSPWLHFQWAALVLTFGGLMLMGPAREQASMRVVFMNAMNLTVMLALLAGVHGRVSRQYGRRRALLLALPGLLIAIAFLVAIARQLMHMEMPLEVHRIDSNNLRALFVFIAAAAIFNFTFIALLTQRLLQRLRHLSRHDALTGLVNRRALDDDIQREWQRWRRTGLPFALLVLDLDHFKRVNDTHGHLAGDAVLAQTGERLRASARATDTVARIGGEEFVVLAPQVQADGLGMLAERMRADLAGSGFDLPGVRLSLTASVGAALVAQGDSDPQQVLQRADQALYRAKAQGRNRVVLDAAEAEAVAA; this is translated from the coding sequence ATGACGGCCGACACCACCCTGAACGCCATGGTGTGGCTGGTGGCCACCCAGTTCCTGCTGTATGCGGTGGGCTGGGTGCTGTGCGGCTTCCTGCTGCGCGAGCACCGCGCCACCATCTTCCATTGGGCGGGCTTCATGGCGCTGATCGGCACCGGCTTCGTGCTCAGTGCCCAGCGCGATGACGCCCGCACCTGGCTGGCCTACTGCGGGGCCGACCTGGCCTTCACGGCCGGGCTGCTGTCGCTGTGGCGCGGCCTGGCCTCTTACTTCGGGCTGTCGCCGTGGCTTCACTTCCAGTGGGCGGCGCTGGTGCTCACCTTCGGCGGCCTGATGCTGATGGGCCCCGCGCGCGAGCAGGCTTCGATGCGGGTCGTGTTCATGAACGCGATGAACCTGACCGTCATGCTCGCCCTGCTGGCCGGTGTGCATGGCAGGGTGTCGCGCCAGTACGGGCGCCGCCGGGCACTGCTGCTGGCCTTGCCAGGGCTGCTGATCGCCATCGCGTTTTTGGTGGCCATCGCGCGGCAGTTGATGCACATGGAAATGCCGTTGGAAGTGCACCGCATCGACAGCAACAACCTGCGTGCGCTGTTCGTCTTCATCGCCGCGGCGGCCATCTTCAACTTCACCTTCATTGCGCTGCTCACCCAGCGCCTGCTGCAGCGCCTGCGCCACCTCAGCCGCCACGACGCGCTCACCGGCCTGGTGAACCGCCGCGCGCTGGACGATGACATCCAGCGCGAATGGCAGCGCTGGCGCCGCACCGGGCTGCCGTTTGCCCTGCTGGTGCTGGACCTGGACCACTTCAAGCGGGTGAACGACACCCACGGCCACCTGGCCGGTGATGCGGTGTTGGCGCAGACCGGCGAGCGCCTGCGCGCCAGCGCCCGGGCCACCGACACGGTGGCGCGCATTGGCGGGGAGGAGTTCGTGGTGCTGGCCCCGCAGGTGCAGGCCGATGGCCTGGGCATGCTGGCCGAGCGGATGCGCGCCGACCTGGCGGGCAGCGGCTTTGACCTGCCGGGGGTTCGGCTGTCGCTGACCGCCAGCGTGGGGGCCGCCCTGGTGGCGCAGGGCGACAGCGACCCGCAGCAGGTCTTGCAGCGCGCCGACCAGGCGCTGTACCGCGCCAAGGCACAGGGCCGCAACCGGGTGGTGCTGGACGCGGCCGAGGCCGAAGCTGTGGCGGCCTGA
- a CDS encoding cytochrome c553 (PFAM: Cytochrome c) — protein sequence MKAFRSHFSLSLMVLALAAPWGAQAQDAKAGAAKAAMCEGCHGIPGYQASFPEIHKVPMISGQNAKYIASALDAYRKGDRKHPTMRGVAGSLTDADIADLSAFYAEHGKGSGAAVPAELASPVPAELKDRLQVCVACHGANFSNTTDAANPRLAGQHADYLAVALRSYMVDGNPQVGRSNATMRGMVAQQVDGKKKATFSPSEIKQLAAYLSSLPGELKTVKQPPLR from the coding sequence ATGAAAGCCTTCCGCTCGCACTTCAGCCTGTCGTTGATGGTTCTGGCCTTGGCCGCGCCCTGGGGCGCGCAGGCCCAGGACGCCAAGGCCGGTGCCGCCAAGGCCGCCATGTGCGAGGGCTGCCACGGCATCCCGGGCTACCAGGCCAGCTTCCCTGAAATCCACAAGGTGCCGATGATCTCGGGCCAGAACGCCAAGTACATCGCCTCGGCGCTGGACGCCTACCGCAAGGGCGACCGCAAGCACCCCACCATGCGTGGCGTGGCCGGTTCGCTCACCGACGCCGACATCGCCGACCTGTCCGCCTTCTACGCTGAACACGGCAAGGGCAGCGGCGCGGCCGTGCCGGCCGAACTGGCCAGCCCGGTGCCGGCCGAACTGAAGGACCGCCTGCAGGTGTGCGTGGCCTGCCACGGTGCCAACTTCAGCAACACCACCGACGCCGCCAATCCGCGCCTGGCCGGCCAGCACGCGGACTACCTGGCCGTGGCGCTGCGCTCCTACATGGTGGACGGCAACCCGCAGGTGGGCCGTTCCAACGCCACCATGCGTGGCATGGTGGCCCAGCAGGTGGATGGCAAGAAAAAGGCCACCTTCAGCCCGTCCGAGATCAAGCAGCTGGCGGCCTACCTGTCCAGCCTGCCCGGCGAGCTGAAAACCGTCAAGCAGCCGCCGCTGCGTTGA